A stretch of the Enoplosus armatus isolate fEnoArm2 chromosome 13, fEnoArm2.hap1, whole genome shotgun sequence genome encodes the following:
- the LOC139295401 gene encoding odorant receptor 131-2-like, whose translation MSYANQSQSNVSAEKQYQGLLERVMFSTLTTVPCCVFLFINGTLLFTLRSKPVFRETSRYILLYNLLFADTVQMALSQLLYILAACRIRLTYPVCGVLVMLANLTIVISPLTLVVMCLERYVAVCYPLRHATIITIRNTGVAICLVWAFSSLNILTRVLLLLWFPFEDLESLQMKDFCGKESILLDPMSDLYDQAYSFFLFVSAGVAVVSSYIGVMVAARSASTDKASAHKARNTLLLHLVQLGLSLSSTIHNPLLLAISKVLERIVLVRIQIVVYVCIVIFPRCLSALIYGLRDQTIRPILMYHLCFQLKLSVNPAKPQV comes from the coding sequence ATGTCATATGCAAATCAGTCTCAGTCCAATGTCAGTGCTGAAAAGCAGTATCAGGGGTTACTGGAGAGAGTGATGTTTTCCACTCTGACTACAGTaccatgctgtgtgtttctcttcattaaTGGGACCTTGTTATTCACCTTGAGGAGTAAACCAGTGTTTCGTGAGACCTCACGTTACATTCTTCTGTATAACCTCCTTTTTGCAGACACTGTTCAGATGGCACTGAGTCAGTTACTGTACATACTGGCTGCTTGTAGAATAAGACTGACGTATCCTGTATGTGGCGTTCTTGTCATGCTCGCTAATCTCACAATTGTgatctctcctctcacactggTGGTGATGTGTCTGGAGAGATATGTAGCTGTGTGCTACCCACTGAGGCACGctaccatcatcaccatcagaaACACAGGGGTGGCTATTTGTTTGGTTTGGGCCTTCAGTTCACTAAATATCCTCACTCGGGTTCTGTTGCTGTTATGGTTCCCATTTGAAGACCTGGAGAGCCTGCAGATGAAAGACTTTTGTGGCAAAGAAAGCATATTGCTTGATCCAATGTCTGATCTTTATGACCAAGcctattctttttttctgtttgtatcaGCTGGTGTAGCAGTCGTTTCTTCTTATATCGGTGTGATGGTAGCAGCCAGGTCGGCCTCCACAGACAAAGCTTCAGCCCATAAGGCTCGTAacacgctgctgctgcatctggtGCAGCTGGGCCTCAGTCTCTCCTCAACTATACACAACCCCTTACTCCTAGCTATCTCAAAGGTCCTAGAAAGGATAGTGTTGGTGCGCATTCAgattgttgtttatgtgtgcattgtCATCTTTCCCAGATGTCTGAGTGCTCTCATCTATGGTCTCAGAGACCAGACCATCAGACCCATCCTCATGTACCACCTGTGCTTTCAGCTGAAACTCTCAGTCAACCCAGCCAAGCCTCAGGTCTAA
- the LOC139295402 gene encoding odorant receptor 131-2-like gives MSYKNQSQANITVALQYQGLLGIVLFSILTTVPCCVFLFINGTLLFTLRSKPVFRETSRYILLYNLLFADTVQMALSQLLYILAACRIRLTYPVCGVLVMLADLTSVISPLTLVVMCLERYVAVCYPLRHATIITIRNTGVAICLVWAFSSLNILTRVLLLLWFPFEDLESLHLKDFCGKESMLLDPMSDLYDQAYSYFLFVSAGVAVVSSYIGVMVAARSASTDKASAHKARNTLLLHLVQLGLSLSSTIHNPLLLAISKVLERIVLVRIQIVVYVCIVIFPRCLSALIYGLRDQTIRPILMYHLCCQWRCLLSLSLVPAKAKNSIVIT, from the coding sequence atgtCCTACAAAAATCAATCACAGGCCAACATCACTGTTGCACTGCAGTATCAGGGGTTACTAGGAATAgtgttattttctattttaactaCAGTaccatgctgtgtgtttctcttcattaaTGGGACCTTGTTATTCACCTTGAGGAGTAAACCAGTGTTTCGTGAGACCTCACGTTACATTCTTCTGTATAACCTCCTTTTTGCAGACACTGTTCAGATGGCACTGAGTCAGTTACTGTACATACTGGCTGCTTGTAGAATAAGACTGACGTATCCTGTATGTGGTGTTCTTGTCATGCTTGCTGATCTCACAAGTGTgatctctcctctcacactggTGGTGATGTGTCTGGAGAGATATGTAGCTGTGTGCTACCCACTGAGGCACGctaccatcatcaccatcagaaACACAGGGGTGGCTATTTGTTTGGTTTGGGCCTTCAGTTCACTAAATATCCTCACTCGGGTTCTGTTGCTGTTATGGTTCCCATTTGAAGACCTGGAGAGTCTGCATCTGAAAGACTTTTGTGGCAAAGAAAGCATGTTGCTTGATCCAATGTCTGATCTTTATGACCAAGCctattcttattttctgtttgtatcaGCTGGTGTGGCAGTCGTTTCTTCTTATATCGGTGTGATGGTAGCAGCCAGGTCGGCCTCCACAGACAAAGCTTCAGCCCATAAGGCTCGTAacacgctgctgctgcatctggtGCAGCTGGGCCTCAGTCTCTCCTCAACTATACACAACCCCTTACTCCTAGCTATCTCAAAGGTCCTAGAAAGGATAGTGTTGGTGCGCATTCAgattgttgtttatgtgtgcattgtCATCTTTCCCAGATGTCTGAGTGCTCTCATCTATGGTCTCAGAGACCAGACCATCAGACCCATCCTCATGTACCATCTCTGCTGTCAGTGGAGATGCttactgtctctctcactcgtCCCAGCCAAGGCAAAAAACAGCATAGTTATCACTTAG
- the LOC139295276 gene encoding odorant receptor 131-2-like, with protein MSNATQAQANITVGRGLLERVMFSSLSTVPCCVFLFINGTLLFTLRSKPVFRETSRYILLYNLLFADTVQMALSQLLYILAACRIRLTYPVCGVLVMLADLTIVISPLTLVVMCLERYVAVCYPLRHATIITIRNTGVAICLVWAFSSLNILTRVLLLLWFPFEDLESLQMKDFCGKESMLLDPMSDLYDQAYSYFLFVSAGVAVVSSYIGVMVAARSASTDKASAHKARNTLLLHLVQLGLSLSSTIHNPLLLAISKVVDRIIFVRIQIVIYLCISIFPRCLSSLIYGLRDQTIRPILMYHLCCQWRCSLSLSLVPAKAKISIVVT; from the coding sequence ATGTCAAATGCAACTCAAGCTCAGGCCAACATCACTGTCGGTCGGGGGTTACTGGAAAGGGTGATGTTTTCCTCCTTATCTACAGTaccatgctgtgtgtttctcttcattaaTGGGACCTTGTTATTCACCTTGAGGAGTAAACCAGTGTTTCGTGAGACCTCACGTTACATTCTTCTGTATAACCTCCTTTTTGCAGACACTGTTCAGATGGCACTGAGTCAGTTACTGTACATACTGGCTGCTTGTAGAATAAGACTGACGTATCCTGTATGTGGTGTTCTTGTCATGCTCGCTGATCTCACAATTGTgatctctcctctcacactggTGGTGATGTGTCTGGAGAGATATGTAGCTGTGTGCTACCCACTGAGGCACGctaccatcatcaccatcagaaACACAGGGGTGGCTATTTGTTTGGTTTGGGCCTTCAGTTCACTAAATATCCTCACTCGGGTTCTGTTGCTGTTATGGTTCCCATTTGAAGACCTGGAGAGCCTGCAGATGAAAGACTTTTGTGGCAAAGAAAGCATGTTGCTTGATCCAATGTCTGATCTTTATGACCAAGCctattcttattttctgtttgtatcaGCTGGTGTGGCAGTCGTTTCTTCTTATATCGGTGTGATGGTAGCAGCCAGGTCGGCCTCCACAGACAAAGCTTCAGCCCATAAGGCTCGTAacacgctgctgctgcatctggtGCAGCTGGGCCTCAGTCTCTCCTCAACTATACACAACCCCTTACTCCTAGCTATCTCAAAGGTTGTTGACAGGATAATATTTGTGCGCATCCAGATTGTCATTTACTTGTGTATTAGCATCTTCCCAAGATGTCTGAGTTCTCTCATTTATGGTCTCAGAGACCAGACCATCAGACCCATCCTCATGTACCATCTCTGTTGTCAGTGGAGAtgctcactgtctctctcactcgtCCCAGCCAAGGCAAAAATCAGCATAGTTGTCACTTAG
- the LOC139295305 gene encoding odorant receptor 131-2-like, whose amino-acid sequence MSYANQSQSNVSAEKQYQGLLERVMFSTLTTVPCCVFLFINGTLLFTLRSKPVFRETSRYILLYNLLFADTVQMALSQLLYILAACRIRLTYPVCGVLVMLADLTIVISPLTLVVMCLERYVAVCYPLRHATIITIRNTGVAICLVWAFSSLNILTRVLLLLWFPFEDLESLHLKDFCGKESMLLDPMSDLYDKAYSYFLFVSAGVAVVSSYIGVMVAARSASTDKASARKARNTLLLHLVQLGLSLTSTIHNPLLLAISKVLERIVLVRIQIVVYVCIVIFPRCLSALIYGLRDQTIRPILMYHLCCQWRCLLSLSLVPAKAKISIVVT is encoded by the coding sequence ATGTCATATGCAAATCAGTCTCAGTCCAATGTCAGTGCTGAAAAGCAGTATCAGGGGTTACTGGAGAGAGTGATGTTTTCCACTCTGACTACAGTaccatgctgtgtgtttctcttcattaaTGGGACCTTGTTATTCACCTTGAGGAGTAAACCAGTGTTTCGTGAGACCTCACGTTACATTCTTCTGTATAACCTCCTTTTTGCAGACACTGTTCAGATGGCACTGAGTCAGTTACTGTACATACTGGCTGCTTGTAGAATAAGACTGACGTATCCTGTATGTGGTGTTCTTGTCATGCTCGCTGATCTCACAATTGTgatctctcctctcacactggTGGTGATGTGTCTGGAGAGATATGTAGCTGTGTGCTACCCACTGAGGCACGctaccatcatcaccatcagaaACACAGGGGTGGCTATTTGTTTGGTTTGGGCCTTCAGTTCACTAAATATCCTCACTCGGGTTCTGTTGCTGTTATGGTTCCCATTTGAAGACCTGGAGAGTCTGCATCTGAAAGACTTTTGTGGCAAAGAAAGCATGTTGCTTGATCCAATGTCTGATCTTTATGACAAAGCctattcttattttctgtttgtatcaGCTGGTGTGGCAGTCGTTTCTTCTTATATCGGTGTGATGGTAGCAGCCAGGTCGGCCTCCACAGACAAAGCTTCAGCCCGTAAAGCTCGTAacacgctgctgctgcatctggtGCAGCTGGGCCTCAGTCTCACTTCAACTATACACAACCCCTTACTCCTAGCTATCTCAAAGGTCCTAGAAAGGATAGTGTTGGTGCGCATTCAgattgttgtttatgtgtgcattgtCATCTTTCCCAGATGTCTGAGTGCTCTCATCTATGGTCTCAGAGACCAGACCATCAGACCCATCCTCATGTACCATCTCTGCTGTCAGTGGAGATGCttactgtctctctcactcgtCCCAGCCAAGGCAAAAATCAGCATAGTTGTCACTTAG